The Bicyclus anynana chromosome 12, ilBicAnyn1.1, whole genome shotgun sequence genomic interval TGCTGACGTAGGCAGAAGAAAAGCTGAGGACAAGAGTAATTTGAGTGGTTATTTATCTGAAGGACACTTGGAATATTCAGCGGCGAGTGGAACGAATCCTAACTTAGAGAGAAGTAAGCTAATGAGGAAAAGTTTCCATGGAAGCGCTGGTAAAATACTGACCGCTGCAAAAGTGCCTCCACCGCCGCCGCTGCGAACGACTTCTCAGCTTAGCGGGACTAAGTTCGAGTCAGAAGTAATAGAGCACGGTATCCAATCACGACCACAACAACCATTACCACCTTCTACTCAAGGGGAATATTCCTATTCTCACGACAATGAAGAAGACTGTGGCTTTTCGGAACAATACGGGGAAGAACATCAGTCTCTGCCGTTTCTTCCGTCTTACGATGATAACGCTATGAACCACTATAACAATAGACTAGATGATTCCCCAGATACGTCCCAAAATTTTCATACAGTAGTAACTAAAGCTATGATCCATCAAGAACAGAGTCCTGTTAAGAGAGATATTTCAAACATATTGCCCTCTCCGAACAATATTCAAAATCTAACTAACGTGTTTGACAACGGTGTGGATGTTGTCGACTGTGCTATGCCGAGTAGGAGATCGCCACCGATGTTTGAATTACCACCATATCCGAGTCCTATGAACTCTGTCAACCATTCAAGACAACCTAGTGAAGAATTTCCTCCACCCCCACCGCCAATAGTTATCGCACAACAAAACTTGATGCAATTACAAGATGAACTTATTAAATTACACCAAcgtaataacaataacaatactGATATGAATAATTTTGGTCATTCAtataatcatcaaaatcaaaataaaaatcaaattgacACACAAAATGATTCACTTCTAGCCCAGTTACaagaaaaaagaaatcaaaTTCTTAGAAATGAGGAATGTATTTCAAAGCTTAATCAATTAGAAACAATTGGCACTCCAGGAGATAATTGGCTTAGAGAATTACAAGCGAAACAAGCGGCTCTGAGATTAAAACGTTCTGGTTCACTCGAATGCCAGCTTTCGAGTACTAATGAGAGCCCACAGCAATCTTTCgaaaataataacaatgtaAGAAATATAGCATCCAGATTCGAAACTAACGCACAAAGTATACCCAATGAAGGAGAACGAACTCATGTCGGTTATGTCGGTATTGGAGGTAGTCGTGACGTCATAAACTGTTCTAACCAATCCAATAACAGAATATACGCAAGACGCGCTTCATCATCTTCTATTGATCCAAAGTATAACGACGATGAAGACCAAAAGAACGTACACGGTGGTCTATACGGCGATCGTACAAAGCCTAAGAAAAAGTCAGTCTCTTTCTGTGATCAAGTTATTTTAGTTGCAACAGCCGAAGATCAAGAAGACGACAGTTACATACCTAACCCAATTTTAGAAAGGGTATTAAAGTCGGCTATGAATAAACCAGAATTAACGACGATTCCGCTTCAGACGGATAAATCATCACTTCAAAGAACGGAATCATTTGACAGCCAATCTTCGAGGTCCACGATATCGACGTTATCACAGACATCCTATGTGCCGAACGATGGAGGTCATGCCGACTACTACCGAGTACAAAACTCTTACCCCACGTATGAAATAGCTCAAACAAGGCCACAACAGCAGTTCAATCCTCAGAAAAGCACATCAGTACATGGCACCAACTCACCGGTACTAGTAAACCCGAATCCAAATTTACCAAACACTAATCAGATTTATCAAGCTCTTCCGGCTACTTCTCAACAGAATACAAACAACCCGATACCTTATAATCAACCACCATCTGCATATTCCAATCAAAGCAGCACTAGCCCACCGAACTTTAGCCAAAATCCTGCCAACAGGCTCACACCCACATCGCATAACGCACCCTACATGACTAAACATGTCCCAAATATACAAAGGCCTATGCCGAACTCCTATACGCATCCGACAAATCAGTCGCATCAAATACATCAACCGCCAAACAACAATTACTATCATCTAAGATCGTCACAACCCGCTGTGTCTTATCCCAACTACTACAACCCACCGACCAGTTACGCTAATTCTGATTATTCTAGTCGATACCCCCAAGTGAATAGTACAAATAATTACAACAGCTCGCCCTACCAACGAGTTCCACCTCCACACGGAGAGGTGCCCGTTGAGAACTACAACAATACTTACCAGAAGGTTCCTAACAACTACTATCTTGACAACAACGCGAACAACCAAAATCGCATCAGTGATGCAAGGAATTATACAAATACTCATCAACGCGCTCCAATGTACAACCAACCTCTGGAGAATGGTTCAAGCGCTGAACAATATCAGTATTCTCAAAATGGTTATAGTCCTTATCAGCATTTGCCGCCGCCGaaacaaatacaaaagaaaTCTGTATCCTTTGAACCTGGGACCAAAGGAGGGATGGATTCTCCTATACCACCGCAAATGACTGGAAATTATACAAACGAAAGTCAACCAACGTCATTGATGTCAGGCCAAAAATCGCCTTGTAATTTATGTCGTAAGAAAACTGTTAACCCTCCAGCTATATACTGCCCTGATTGTGATTACTATATGTCAAGGTTCAAACCACGGTCATAGCAGCGTCTATGACGAAATACGAATTAACCCTACCGAatgaaaagattttataaataaatattagttaattaagaaaatgtaaACAACATAAAAATGCTAACGGaagatattaatatacataagtATATGATTACAATGAGTTGATAAGAATAGATTATTCGAATTGAAGTGGATACGACTGATCTCAAATAAGCCTTTTAAATATTCCCTTCTCtaatttaaattagatttttcCTGCTTGTACAATATAATctacttaagtattttttatataagtaagcTATTTTTGTACGacaatttaaatacatttgttactctaaaattaaaatacatcatttttaaattgtaaggtttgttttatttttccgaatacatTTACTACTGTAGTTTAAGGTTTTTGTTCATTTTCCGTATAAGCGGAAGGgtgatttctcacaaaagaaacaaatatataaatatgacagtgacagAACCTATGTAGGACAAAAAGTGACCAAGGAAAAAATAGGTTATTGACTATTGTCATTTCTGAAGAGAAAACTGCAATttcacatgtttttttttcctattgagcAGAGATATTGGATTAccttttactaatttttgctttcacacgtatgCGACTCTTGTAGTCCGGGGGCtagtatcattgatacggctgctATGGCGATAGCTACGTCCCTGGTTCAGTGGATTCAATTATTTTCCTACAAACGCAAACGATAGCAGATTTTAAGTACGCACTGGtagctataggtacctactataataaattttgttaggtacattaaaaaacaaaaaaaaaaatgcaatttaaaataaacccaGTAGGTTctattaaaatgtaatgaatAACCGGCTAAGTGCGTGTAAGGCCACGCGCAATGTtaggttccgtagattaagatAACACTTTATTCCGTAGTTCACAAAAAATCGATAACGTACCCTCACAATGGTATAGACGATAAACAGTTCATCCTTAGTTTGCATGTAAGGAAGGAACCCTAAACGAAATATTGTTCAGttttaatgtacatacctactcatgctaaattacagctttccaATAGGTAGGTAATGGAAATCGGGATAGTGGTTTTGGAGATAGTGGCGACATTGCTTTGTACAAACATTCTCTCACCCCAAACTCATACGACTGTAATATTTTCGTAGCTACTACGTAACGgcgtaaatataataaaaagtagaaAATAATTGTTTCATCTACTtggatttaatataaaatacagctatttttttactgaaatattaaaaggtggttatagatttatttgatattgttacaattagtttttaaaatgcaaattcctaaaaaacataaaacccAAACAACAATACAAAAACCTAGAACCCatcgttttaaaaaattaacttcTGTCAAGTTGGCAATTTCACAGTGTTGCCTAACAAAATTCAATTCGTTATTTTTGgggagaattaaataaataaaattgttagaCAAAAATTGAGATAaactaaatgttttattaaactattacaccattagtttttattattataaacacataactttgaaacaatggtttatttgtttagtttacaGCCGAGTGTAACATTATTAAGCATGTTTTTCAGTATCTGAGTggtttctatactaatattataaagaggtaaaatttgtaagtttgtaagtttgtcacatttttaaaatggggtaatcttcggaactactggtccgattttaaaaattctttcaccagtagaatgctacattatcggggagtgctatgggctatattttatattggtatcatatatattagccgagttatcacagtttttgtcatacaggtcggactgaaaatcctcttaaacagacttattcgcatgcgctgccttaactattgtgtaaaatttaaattaatgtatggagactttatgtatctttaaaagttctacaaaaaagtccgcgacaccatatatctatcttctatatattagcagatatagtaacttttgtgttttaaaaattattaattttatatacttaggtttacgtcattatttatacaactaaactttaatccttattaaaataaattatttaataatcacaaggatattatggagataagatttgccctttacagtatgttaattacttaaatagtttcggagataatacaaaatttgtaaaagacgcagaaattccgctatatgacgcccggcgctttaatttacgtagttcccgttcccgtgtgaatatggggatcaaacatagcttatgacactcgcaaataacgtagctttctattggtaaaacaattttccaaatcggtccagtagatccagagattacctcctacaaccacacgaactttacctctttatattattagcatagaagtctctatttctcttggtcataccaccactctcgaaggactggaccgattttgctaagggtaggagtaagatagagaagttacagggtagggtcgggtacgggtagggaagcgtaggggtagtgtaggagtagggtaggggtagggtaggggtagaggtagggtaggggtagggtagaggtacgggtaggatagggtagtggtagggtaggggtaggataggcgtgagataggggtacgggtgggataggagTAGGAAAGGGaaagggtacggggagggtaggggtagaatggaGGTAGGGTATATGTAGGggttgagtagggtagggttggggtaggggtagggtaggggtagggtagggtaggggtagggtagggtaggggtagtagtaaagttgacatcgaaatttacgcggacgaagtcgcgggcgtccgctagtctttaaataaaattatatgttctcgtatattatttattataaaaactcaacaaaatataaaagtttcttttaaattggtttagctagcttaaaaaatcttaaagcttaattttttgaaacgtcaagtttgattatttgtaaatttttctgGAATACTCTTGAATatgttgtataattattaaattagataaGAGGCCAAGTAATATACTGatttaatgaatataatttaatttaaaacaaacagaTTGATTTTCAAAAGTGTGTTCCATCACGCGGCGAGAAGATAAAGATGTCACtgcaaatataaaatcaaatatgttttgtacatagatacatagataGATGATAAACACGGTTACCAATATACTAATATTGCCAACCCAATTATCATTTTACAATAACTACCactggtttggaaggcaggtcctACTGAGAAGCGCCGGTAGTAAATTTTATAGTTGCTCCACAGAGCAATCAATTATATATAGATGGAGCGTACGggacacgacggtgtcgtagtcgctccaaatacaaaattcaaaaacgaatacatattaactactatttttttattagtaattattgattattatattattttcgtaattgttgttagtgttaaattttgaaatacaaattatgaaaaagtttgtagGTATATGCGGGTGTCAAGGAGACAAGTTTTTTAATGGATTTCACCGGtttcagtacgttgcttgtaaagactaacTCTGGCAGTGTTGCCAGTTCGGTCTTGtgagaagttacccgaaatattaaaaaagtaacctttttgtgtaaaaagtaaccttttcactaactactcttgctttttgcgttccacagcatgggtaaaccaccatttcagcctctgggggctaaagtaattttgttttttttttaataactgtctgttacgaatattagccaagtactaaattactataaactgaagattttactcgtaaatagaatcatcttaagtaaggccctgattgtttgccttttcctcatgggataagaaaaatactattaaagagcaagaatttaaaaaaaaaatatttcttaaattcatacttgatttttttacgaaattcaatgtgactgcaacttacttatttcgcaacgtcaattgtaacgtcttcatttatagtgagattgacacagaaacatcgatgacttcttgagcatttgtccgcatttcttgatttaacgaccgttctgttttagatatacgaaattgtaagttaattctaaaaattcctaaatatcacgtaaaagtaacctttttattaatgtaacctaaaagtaaccaatgcagtcaaaaaatcacctaaaaggttacaaaagtaaccttctggcaacactgaactctggttactctgtgagttgctatttaaaaatcatcattctttacaatagagttttttttatttatattttatgtttcataCATTAAAATAGTTGTTCCAAATAAAATGGGTAATTTTAATCTTACATATAGCAACACTAAAAATTGGCATTTCATTTTACCAGTTCTCTAATGGCGACCACCAATGACGGGTCGCCTGCTGGAATCTGACGTTCAGTTATTATTTAGGATATTATTAGATACTGTGTTTACGTAAACATGACGGGAATTTTACCGAGTTACCAACGATTCGTTAACGGGGTGCCCGTGCCGTCCATATCCAGACGCTCGTTTCGTCTTCGcgaaaaatatttgattatttctGTTCTCTTGACATTTGGGATCGTGTGGCTAGGTGCACTTTTCTATTTGCCCGAGTTCAAAAGTTCCACGAGTGTGAACGACAGTGTTTATAATGTGTACAAACGTATACAAAAAGCTGGGCCAGAGCTCCTCATGCCTCCGCCTCTCGCTCAGAACGAAGTCGGTGACTTCCCCGTGGTGGGAATCGCACGTCATGGGGAGGAGGGTGACGACCCTCACGTAGTTGAAGACAGGAATCGTTTAAAAGCGAAGATAGACGAGGACATGGGTATGAAAGTTTTAGAAAGGCCTCAGTTTGACGTCGCACCATCTGGCTCGTCTTCCCGAGGGCCCAGCAAACCTCCAGTGGACGCCATCGAGGAGCCAGCACTGGGTAACAATGCTGCTAACAAGAATGTGTCCCCACCGGCCCTGAAGGTGGATAGTGCAGTCCAGAAGTATGTTATACCAGCCATGGATCCAGGCACAGATATAGACGTCCGGCGTAAAAGGGATACTGTTAAAGAGGTAAGACTATCAATGTTCCATCAAATATGCTcaaataattataaggatggTATGTTAGACTGCTTTCAAAACATTCCTCACTTTCATTGATACAATTTGTCTTGAACAGTAGTGAAACTAGAACATAAATCAATTACTATAGATATATCAATTGCTAGACATAGCACAAGTAAAGATTTGGAATGTGACCAGATCATAGTCAGCCGAGCTGGCCAAGTGCAGAATCCATTCTTGACACATTTTGAGTTTAACATTTTAACTCTAGTTTAAACATAAAATCTACTATGAcacaaatatatatgtatactataAAGAATATAGTTAGTGTTCTGGACTTTTTTTATGGAATTATTGAAGGCTTAAAGATACCATGCAAAACTGTTTTCAATGACATGCAACAGTTTTGACAGAGCTTAAAAATGATTCTGATATATGAGGGGAGTTTCAGTATTTCAGTAAGGGTTTAAGACTCGCTTTATGTCATcaagtccacctggtggggggtcgaccaacactgctctttgtAGTGTGAGTGCTTGGGACcccaatgccacttcagcttcgcaactcgttgagctatattgGTGACTTTGACTCTTTTGTggatttctgattcaatcactcAGAGATTCATATCTCTCATTTGTGGTGCATTTTTGTTGAGACTGCGGAATTTTCTCATAGCCTTCTTACTTAAtaacatcgtcgtcatcaacccatatacggctcactgctgagctcgagtctcctctcagaatgagaggggttaggccaccacgttggcccaatgcggattggcagacttcacacacgcagagaattaagacaattctctggtatgcaggtttcctcacgatgttttccttcaccgattgagacacgtgatatttaatttcttaaaatgcacacaactgaaaagttggaggtgcatgccccggaacggattcgaacccacaccctccggaatcggaggcagaggtcatatccactgggctaccacggctcttaaTAACATAGTTCAGTATATTAAGTATCTACTTGTAAAAGGGCTTagtatatttaattgtaatgcaatataatgatatgataatattttcattacataATACACACTAAATGTTGACAACTTAAATACCTTTAATCATGTTATTAATGTTCATCAACTTTATGATTGTATCAATAGTGTGTTGATATTAAACTATTGTGTAATAccacagaataaataataacaagtcTACAAGGTCACCACAACAACGCTACACTAGACTAGACCTATTTATTGCTTTTTCTCTACCACTGACAATTTGTAGGGTTTGGTTGGTAGATGTTtatagaaaattaatatttttgtcgccTTTGCTTATAATATgggttagttataattattatagttgaaACTCAGAAACAGTATCTACAATGTAGCTAAGAAACTCACAATAAATTTCaatcttatttaaaatattcttatgtCTAGCGTCTAGCATGTAGTGTCTTGTTTCAGCATAACAATGTGGTGATGTCTTTAAGTGGGAAGGCTGTGGATCATATTGGTTTCATAGATAGGTAAATGCAAACAAGCCCTTAAGACAAACTCTGGGTGATAGAAATTTGATATTAACACATCTATGTATCATTATCCACACCATCATCTTTGAAAGAAACAAAGATaatcttgaaataaatgtaaatctgAAATCCTTGTTATTCAATAATCCAGACTGCACAATAAAAGGGAACAAATATTATCACCTAACAAATTAACTTACTAAAAATAGttgtgtttaaattatttatgtgatAAAATTGGATGCAACATCATATCAGCTAAAATACTCTATAATCTGCTTAGAGACCTGACTAGAACTAGTAATAGTAGTAGCATTCTATATTAGAAAGAGTATCcaagataggtaggtaggtttagTAGGATCCTACCAAGTTTGAATATGAGAAGGGAGGAACAACATGATTGGTGATTAACAACACAAATGGTAATTTGTTGATGTGCATCATCAAGAAAACCTTAAACCTAAACCCAGGTCACAAGGCCAGGAATCTGCATAGAGTTTTCACTCTGCCATATCCAAATAAAGGATCCAGTATCTGTACGGTAAAGTCATGAAATACCAAGATTTTCGTCTCTCTAAATACTTAGGTGTGTCTACAGTATAATTGAATAATTAACATCACTTATATTAGTTTATCACAACTACTTTATCAGTGTGAATGATTTATGTGATTTAATCAGTTCGCAAAGTGGCTACTATACGAGTAGTGGGTAATCAAAATgtactacacacacacacacacactacatTGACGCGACTACTCTCTTTCTCGCTTTCAGAAAATGAATACCattgattttgtttaattagaccttgactacattctcacctgatggtaagtgatgatgcaatataggagtaggatgaaaatccacaaccctttcggtttctacacgacatcgtacgggaacgctatatcgctcggcggtacgtcttgccggtaggatggtaactagccacgatagacgcctcccaccagccagacctggaccaattaaaaaaatctcaatcggcccagccggggatcgaacccattacctccgtcttgtaaatccaccacgcacacCGCGCCACGGATACAGTCGAAAATACTCAATACAGTTATACTACTTGTGCACAAAAATACCGTTGTTCGTCCATCAGGTGATGTTTTCTATTTGGTGCAGTCATCGGAAGGGCATTGGCATCTCATGTTAGAAAAGAGAAAGTGAAACTCTAGTATTAACTAAAGCAAAGAGGGGAAAAGACTGTTTAGCATATTCTGCTACACggatatgtacctacctacaagtaATTTTCTCTATCGCGCAAATATCGTCACTGTTGGACCGTTAGACAAGCAATAATGTAGCGTCAACGCAATAGGaacaaatcattttttttattgataacacCATAACAGGGTAACGGATAGTGCCTACAGGAGGCTTGATATCATATCTTGCACGAAAATCACCGACCTCTAGTTGCATTTACAGAGGAAAAGACCGTTTAGCATATTGTCACTGTACATAACATCATTGGCTATACGGATATGTTTAAGTACTTTTCTGTAGCGTGCAAATATTGTCAATAGTTGATTGTTAAACAAGCAATAATTTAGCGTAAACGCAATAGGAacaaaccatttttttattgataacacCGTAACAGGGTAACGGTTTTGTGCCTACAATCGGCTCTTAGGCGGGTCGAAAGTGACACATCTTGCACGAAAATCGCCGAGCGCCAGTCGTACTTAGAGAGGAAAAGACCGTTTAGCATATTGTCACTAAacttatataaaattcatttcaatGACTATAGGTATGATATGATACGGATATGTTTAAGTACTTTTCTCTAGCGTACAAATATTGTCACTGGTGGACTTCTCTATTGGGCAAATATCGTTATTGAAGGACCGTTAGACAACCAATAATGTAGCGTCAACGCAATAGgaacaaactatttttttattgataactaCGCAACTGAGTAACGGTTTTGTGCCTACAGTGGGCTCTGAGGCGGCTTGATAGTGATACAATAAATCTTGCACGAAAATCGCCGACCTCCAGTTGCATTTAGAGGGGAAAAGACCGTTTCGCATATTTACACTGCTATACAGATATTTACGCGTACATAGGTACTTTTCTATAGCGCGTAAATATCgtcactaaagtgtttttctgaTAGCAttggtacggtgacagtcgcctctGTGACGTTCATAAtgcgtactattatcgtgaatcgcaaacttttaagagtacaaacgaaaaggagatttaacttcacgtcttactagacacgggcataagttagttatttctgcatatcgtctccaaaaagtaaaaaaaatcttttgtaggtttgggtgtactcttctataacaagatccccaagactgtggtggacctgccaatgcatagctttaagcaatgtgttaaaaaacatttacttagtcgaggttactacaacattgatgagttccttaaagataaaagcgcttggaggccattggatcagcttccaccttcacacaaaaagtaaaactataagaaattgtaatgttatcatcaatagggatgatgacacttttttaaattgtatataaattaagagtatgctaatagtaaagcaattttgtaaaagaaacagggtatctgcgatcattactttcggagctacaggaatttaaagggtcagattagcagcgctgccgcggaaccttgaaaaacgccccatacaaaatgacacgaacttatgacgtcgtaggtaatgtaatgatcgttagatttgtatgtgcgttcaaacaaaattactaatatctttgttatttgtgcgtttatgtatatactttatatattaaaaattgtcacattaaatgtaaggaagctaaaactgtatgaattttcttttaattacgataaaagatttttaatagattttgaaattttataatctcatttattttgcaaatatccagacaatatttcctttttatgtataaattagttaacattgaccctattaacccgaatgtatcataaaaatcaatacattcaaacctagtcatcatccccattgtaaattataatactgtatgatttttaaaaaagagcaactgttgagtttcttgccggtttcttctcagcagaacctgccttccgaaccgttggtagaatctttacaaatagtcaactgacgtgtcaaaagtgcttgtaaactgagcctacttcaaTTGATTTGAATGAAACGAACTGCAGTGGACCGTTAGACAAGCAAtaggaacattttttttattgataacacCGTACCATGGTAACGGTTTTGTGCCTACAGCCGGCTCAGAGGCTTGACACACATCTGGCACGAAAATCGCCGACCTCAAGTTGCACTTGTGGTGGCGTCAACAACCGCTCACGGAACCGCAACACACTTTTGGAACAATATCGTATGATAAGAACCAGTTTGAGTAAGGTCGGACgggttattgttttttaaacagGCATGTTATACTACAAACACGCTTGACCGAACTTAATTAGGCTCAGATTGTGTCGTACTGCTTACTTGTTGAGATGATACCTAGGACTAGGACTTATAAGTTTTCATTGAAGCACTGATATTTTTCGAAAAATCATGTTTTCATCTTGCtacaactaattattattacttagtcATCTACCACTGATATCAAAAAGGCGaagtttgttgttgttgtgcgCTAAGCTTATTTTCGTGtttaatagttcatttatcgaggaaggctataataaCAGCACACTATAATaataacgtaccgccaagcgatatagcgttccggtacgatgtggtgtagataccgaaaggggtgtggattttcatccaactcctaacatgtttgcccgcttttatcttagactttaatgcatcatcactttaaatcaggtgagattgtagtcaagggctaacttataaaaaataaataagag includes:
- the LOC112053036 gene encoding uncharacterized protein LOC112053036 isoform X2 yields the protein MIKFRYKRKETNDGGKGGTAIQKQKIEGLKDRELLPPKDLIGGSLAGVRHNTLPRSRPPSAARRDPPETLLSQTTLSLFKELFAQLQWSAERAPAADSLRRALGGGGARFQLGCMADASECFEHLLLRVHAHVAAGSGDKRDDDACRAPHCVPHRKFAMMLVEQSVCGACQATSEPLPFTQMVHYVSATALTAQAALGEHGDSFGLLLKKAGGMGDIRDCPNACGAKIQICRTLMNRPEVVSIGMVWDSERPAAEHVAAVYAALGTELRPTDAFHACVDRAWAARATHQLVGLVTYYGKHYSTFFFHSKLRLWIYFDDADVKEIGPEWSQVVEKCKRGRFQPLLLLYAAVDGTPCDTRHAPKDVVPFPAPEPRRAVTPAPERPMAGYARRAVTPGPDNDSDYVSRKAVENMLDVQASRRAQLARSLSTSSASDTQERPRARRDSGNWSGDRNSASSASSSTVESPYMYPRGRGPGSIPSSPTRKGELSSGGSCDAGYDSYSLSSTDSLPLQQGLRHNLQLAQIPELTTRGDCEALCLEADRLLEKSRHAEDAADYETALVLCDAAAAKARAAMDAPYNNPHTMTFARMKHNTCVMRARSLQRRMAGMNRVTEIPQSAAVRNTKCGLESSPTTIEIYATLPKKKGSAKKSPKNIEDDIDNPPRERPPRHKSREEEKVREKRSRSEDRSRARKEISVAPEKKEEPTEDKKANKKQHKIRRKLLMGGLIRRKNRSMPDLTEGADANNETKNKETRVSSVDDADVGRRKAEDKSNLSGYLSEGHLEYSAASGTNPNLERSKLMRKSFHGSAGKILTAAKVPPPPPLRTTSQLSGTKFESEVIEHGIQSRPQQPLPPSTQGEYSYSHDNEEDCGFSEQYGEEHQSLPFLPSYDDNAMNHYNNRLDDSPDTSQNFHTVVTKAMIHQEQSPVKRDISNILPSPNNIQNLTNVFDNGVDVVDCAMPSRRSPPMFELPPYPSPMNSVNHSRQPSEEFPPPPPPIVIAQQNLMQLQDELIKLHQRNNNNNTDMNNFGHSYNHQNQNKNQIDTQNDSLLAQLQEKRNQILRNEECISKLNQLETIGTPGDNWLRELQAKQAALRLKRSGSLECQLSSTNESPQQSFENNNNVRNIASRFETNAQSIPNEGERTHVGYVGIGGSRDVINCSNQSNNRIYARRASSSSIDPKYNDDEDQKNVHGGLYGDRTKPKKKSVSFCDQVILVATAEDQEDDSYIPNPILERVLKSAMNKPELTTIPLQTDKSSLQRTESFDSQSSRSTISTLSQTSYVPNDGGHADYYRVQNSYPTYEIAQTRPQQQFNPQKSTSVHGTNSPVLVNPNPNLPNTNQIYQALPATSQQNTNNPIPYNQPPSAYSNQSSTSPPNFSQNPANRLTPTSHNAPYMTKHVPNIQRPMPNSYTHPTNQSHQIHQPPNNNYYHLRSSQPAVSYPNYYNPPTSYANSDYSSRYPQVNSTNNYNSSPYQRVPPPHGEVPVENYNNTYQKVPNNYYLDNNANNQNRISDARNYTNTHQRAPMYNQPLENGSSAEQYQYSQNGYSPYQHLPPPKQIQKKSVSFEPGTKGGMDSPIPPQMTGNYTNESQPTSLMSGQKSPCNLCRKKTVNPPAIYCPDCDYYMSRFKPRS